TCTTCTCCAGTACTCTTTCGGACAGACTTGCTATTTTGTATCAAGGTTTCCAGCTTTTGTAAATAGAGCTTGATATTTTTTTCATACCCGGCCTCTTTCGGGTCGTAATACCTCTTTTTCAAAGCCGCCGGCAGATACTCCTGCGGCACGAAACTGTCCTTAAAATTGTGCGGATACTTGTAATCCGTCCCGTAACCCAGCTTCTTTGCTGCCGAATAATGGCTGTCCTTCAAATGCTTCGGCACCGGTATAGTCTTTTGAGACTTTACGTCGCTGACTGCGCTCCAGATGGCCGAAGACGACGCATTCGATTTTGGCGCACACGCAACATATATGGCCGCTTGCGCCAGCACCAATTGTGCCTCAGGCAGACCCACAAATTCGGATATCTGAACGGCCGCTGCCGCCAAAACTGTCGCCATCGGGTCGGCATTTCCGACATCTTCAGCCGCACATACCGCTATCCGGCGAGCGATAAAACGCGTGTCCTCTCCGCCTGATATCATCCTCGCAAGCCAGTAAATCGTGGCATCAGGGTCGCTGCCCCGCATACTCTTCTGAAAAGCGCTTGCCAAATCGTAGTGTGTATCGCCCGTGCCGTCATAATCAATTGTCTTTTGTTGTATCGACTCTTTCGCAACTTCCAGATTAAATTTTGTTCTTTTTCCTTCCCTGCGGGCCGCCTGAGATAAAACCCCTACCTCCAGCGCCGTTAACGCCTTTCTCGCATCGCCGTCGCTCATCACCGCCAGAAATTTCAGGGCCTTTTCCTCCGCCTCGACATCTAATCTGCCAAGCCCCCGCTCCTTATCAGCAATCGCCGCCGTCAGCAACTGCACAATGTCTTCCTCGCTAAGCGATTCAAAAGTAAATACGGTGCTGCGGGAAATCAGCGGCGAATTGACCGAAAAAAACGGGTTCTCCGTCGTCGCGCCTATTAGGATTAAAACCCCCGCCTCCACGTCATCGAGCAGCACGTCCTGCTGCGCACGATTGAACCGGTGAATCTCATCGATAAAAAGCACCGTCCGCGCCCCTGCCGTCGCCAATCTGTCCTTCGCTTGCCTTATTACGTCCCGAATGTCATTCACGCTCGCCGCCGGCGCGCTCAAATAATTAAACGTCGCCTTTGTGTGATTTGCTATAACTCGGGCCAGAGATGTCTTGCCCGTTCCCGGTGGCCCGTAGAAAATCAAACTGCTCAGCCGGTCCGCCTCCAGCATCCGCCTTAATAATTTCCCCTCGCCGACGAAGTGCTTCTGCCCCGCGAATTCTTCTAACGTCCGTGGCCGCATCCGAACCGCCAATGGCTCCGCCGCCGCCATTTTCGCCCGCTCGGCCCCGCTAAACAACGTCTTTTTGTCGAATCCTTCTGCCATCGGATAACATTATACTAAACCCGCTCTCCTTTGTCATTCCCGTGAAATTTATCTCTAAGGAAGCAGAAATCCGGAAATTTGTTCTCTGAAATTTCAAATCTTAAATCTTCCCACCCCCCCTTCGTCCACTTTTCACACCTTCGCACCTTTTCCCCTCAATTTTACACTCTAAATTCTCAGACAGAAAAGTTGAGAATATATTCTCCCTCATAGACACGATGTTAAAGAGAGAGTTTGTATAAGATGAATTGATTTAAACGAACCGTTAAGGAAAGCTTTGAAAGAGGAACTTTTTGACAATTTAAGTTGATTTTGATAGGATTGTTGATGCCGAATCGGCTAAATTATGTTTTTGAAGCAATGAATGAAAAACAAAAAAGATATTGTGTGTTTTTTATTTGCTCATCTCTCGCACTCGCTTCATTAGCGGTCTTTTGGCAGTTAAACAACCACCAGTTCATCACAGTTTTCGACGATAATTCGTATATTACCGACAACGATAATGTAAAAGCCGGCCTTACGTGGCAGGGTACTATATGGGCCTTTACCACAAATCATGCCTTTAACTGGCATCCGCTGACATGGTTATCACATATGTTTGATTGCCAGTTCTTCGGAGTAAACGCGGGCGCCCACCTTATTGCAAATGCCCTTTTTCACACCGCCAATGCCATACTATTATTCTTTATCCTCTACCGCA
The sequence above is a segment of the Phycisphaerae bacterium genome. Coding sequences within it:
- a CDS encoding replication-associated recombination protein A; this encodes MAAAEPLAVRMRPRTLEEFAGQKHFVGEGKLLRRMLEADRLSSLIFYGPPGTGKTSLARVIANHTKATFNYLSAPAASVNDIRDVIRQAKDRLATAGARTVLFIDEIHRFNRAQQDVLLDDVEAGVLILIGATTENPFFSVNSPLISRSTVFTFESLSEEDIVQLLTAAIADKERGLGRLDVEAEEKALKFLAVMSDGDARKALTALEVGVLSQAARREGKRTKFNLEVAKESIQQKTIDYDGTGDTHYDLASAFQKSMRGSDPDATIYWLARMISGGEDTRFIARRIAVCAAEDVGNADPMATVLAAAAVQISEFVGLPEAQLVLAQAAIYVACAPKSNASSSAIWSAVSDVKSQKTIPVPKHLKDSHYSAAKKLGYGTDYKYPHNFKDSFVPQEYLPAALKKRYYDPKEAGYEKNIKLYLQKLETLIQNSKSVRKSTGEEG